A stretch of the Clostridium fungisolvens genome encodes the following:
- a CDS encoding APC family permease, translated as MKNSKDSSKKAELAESSLKKEIGLPEAITMVIGIVIGSGIFFKATTVFGNAGSSLLGICAWIAGGIITMASALTVAEIAAAIPKTGGVFAYLKELYGEQWAFLFGWVQTVIYVPGVVAALSIVFATQATYFIELSKAGQKILGIFIILFIMTINVLSTKLGSKVQFVATLAKLIPIVAIILFGLINGGEHNFVNLNVVKGGTSGLAGFGAAILGTLWAYDGWISVGNMAGELKKPKKDLPRSIIIGLTIIIAVYILVNIALLKVMPLGYIITSNKPASDAAVILFGSNGAALIAGGIMISIFGALNGYLMTGVRIPYAMAQEKLMPFSQFFGKVEERFNTPMNAFIFEVFLAILYVISGSFDTLTNLAVFVMWIFFVMTVAGIFILRTKQKDIKREYSVPLYPFIPLIGIVGGLYIIISTMITDKYNALYGVCITLIGIPIYLYIKRKNNTN; from the coding sequence ATGAAGAATTCAAAGGATAGTAGCAAAAAGGCGGAGTTAGCTGAAAGTAGTTTAAAAAAAGAAATAGGGTTGCCTGAAGCGATAACAATGGTTATAGGAATAGTTATAGGTTCTGGTATTTTCTTTAAGGCAACAACAGTTTTTGGTAATGCAGGGAGTTCATTGCTAGGCATATGTGCATGGATCGCAGGTGGTATCATAACAATGGCATCTGCTTTAACTGTAGCAGAGATAGCAGCGGCAATACCTAAAACTGGAGGAGTATTTGCTTATTTGAAAGAGCTATATGGAGAACAGTGGGCTTTTCTATTTGGATGGGTTCAAACTGTTATATATGTACCAGGAGTAGTAGCTGCATTATCTATCGTTTTTGCAACACAAGCTACATATTTTATAGAACTATCTAAGGCTGGCCAAAAGATACTTGGAATCTTTATTATATTGTTTATCATGACTATTAATGTATTGTCTACAAAGCTAGGTAGTAAGGTTCAATTTGTTGCTACACTTGCTAAACTTATTCCTATTGTAGCAATAATATTATTTGGTCTCATAAATGGTGGAGAGCATAATTTTGTTAATCTAAATGTAGTAAAAGGTGGAACTTCAGGATTAGCAGGCTTTGGTGCAGCTATATTAGGAACTTTATGGGCATATGATGGATGGATAAGTGTAGGTAATATGGCTGGTGAGCTAAAGAAGCCTAAGAAAGACCTGCCTAGATCAATAATTATAGGTCTTACTATAATTATTGCAGTATATATTTTGGTGAATATAGCTTTATTAAAAGTTATGCCTTTGGGGTATATAATTACATCCAACAAGCCAGCATCTGATGCAGCTGTAATACTGTTTGGAAGTAATGGGGCTGCTTTAATTGCAGGTGGCATAATGATATCTATTTTTGGAGCTCTTAATGGTTATTTGATGACTGGAGTTAGAATTCCATATGCTATGGCTCAAGAAAAATTAATGCCTTTTTCACAATTTTTTGGTAAAGTTGAAGAGAGATTTAACACACCAATGAATGCATTTATATTTGAAGTGTTTTTGGCCATATTATATGTAATTTCAGGATCTTTCGATACACTTACAAACTTAGCTGTTTTCGTAATGTGGATATTCTTTGTAATGACAGTAGCAGGCATATTTATATTAAGAACAAAGCAAAAAGACATAAAAAGAGAATATTCAGTTCCATTGTATCCATTTATTCCTCTAATAGGTATAGTTGGTGGATTGTACATTATAATAAGTACAATGATAACTGATAAGTATAATGCGCTATATGGGGTCTGCATAACCCTCATAGGAATTCCGATATATCTATATATTAAAAGAAAAAATAATACCAATTAG
- a CDS encoding MFS transporter, protein MENINDKIYKNRWLILFNVVLMTFMSCLDSSIVNVALPVMSKKLNVNMASIEWVVTSYLITISSIILIFGRLGDIKGKTKVFSFGIIMFTLGSLMCGLSNSLWLLVAARIIQAIGASATMSTSQGIITSVFPPNERGKALGMSGTAVALGTMVGPPLGGFIVYLVSWKYIFLINVPIGLITFVMSYKILPKSKGNISNERLDLKGAVLFTIAIVMMFVSIIKGQQLGYGNPIILGSLLIAIISFTAFIYVEKRVKEPMLELSIFKNKLFSLSVFCGFISFVAISCSNIIQPFYLQDVMKLSSSVTGLFMMVSPLILAFIAPISGHMSDKIGSEVLTFIGLIASSFGLMLMSTLNQNSSMIILIIFMAVLSIGNGMFQSPNNSLIMSTVPKSKLGIAGSVNALVRNLGMNFGISLSTALLYNRMSYKIGYQVANFVPGREDVFVYGMKYSYLAASLICAIGAILTAMRLYTRKKSQKRVEDIVEKIS, encoded by the coding sequence ATGGAGAATATAAATGATAAAATCTACAAAAATAGATGGCTTATATTATTTAATGTTGTATTGATGACTTTTATGTCATGTCTAGATAGCAGTATAGTAAATGTAGCACTGCCTGTAATGTCAAAAAAGCTTAATGTTAATATGGCATCAATAGAATGGGTAGTAACAAGCTATTTGATAACTATCTCATCTATAATTCTTATATTTGGAAGATTGGGCGACATAAAAGGAAAAACTAAGGTGTTTAGTTTTGGAATAATTATGTTTACTTTAGGGTCGTTAATGTGTGGGCTATCTAATTCATTATGGCTTTTAGTAGCTGCTAGAATTATACAAGCAATTGGTGCTTCTGCCACAATGTCAACAAGTCAAGGAATAATAACAAGTGTTTTCCCTCCGAATGAAAGAGGAAAAGCTTTGGGTATGTCAGGTACAGCAGTGGCTTTAGGTACTATGGTTGGACCGCCATTAGGTGGCTTCATAGTTTATTTAGTAAGCTGGAAATATATATTCTTAATAAATGTTCCTATAGGATTAATAACCTTTGTAATGTCATATAAGATTCTTCCTAAGTCTAAGGGGAATATATCAAATGAAAGGCTTGATTTAAAAGGAGCCGTATTATTTACAATAGCTATAGTTATGATGTTTGTATCCATTATAAAAGGACAACAATTGGGATATGGGAATCCTATTATTTTAGGTAGCTTACTTATTGCTATAATATCGTTCACGGCGTTTATCTATGTTGAAAAAAGAGTTAAGGAGCCAATGTTAGAACTTTCAATATTTAAGAATAAGCTATTTTCTCTCAGTGTTTTTTGTGGGTTTATATCTTTTGTTGCCATCAGTTGTTCTAATATAATTCAGCCTTTTTATTTACAGGATGTTATGAAGCTATCATCTTCAGTTACAGGACTATTTATGATGGTTTCACCTTTGATATTAGCGTTCATAGCTCCTATAAGCGGCCATATGTCAGATAAAATTGGATCAGAAGTACTAACTTTTATAGGACTTATAGCTTCAAGCTTTGGATTAATGTTAATGTCAACTTTAAATCAAAATTCTTCAATGATAATTTTAATTATATTTATGGCAGTACTATCAATAGGAAATGGAATGTTTCAATCGCCTAATAATTCTCTAATAATGTCAACTGTTCCTAAAAGTAAATTAGGCATAGCAGGAAGTGTTAATGCATTAGTTAGGAATTTAGGTATGAATTTTGGTATTTCTTTATCAACTGCTCTTTTATATAATAGGATGAGTTATAAGATTGGATATCAAGTTGCTAACTTTGTTCCTGGTAGAGAAGATGTATTTGTATACGGAATGAAATACTCATACTTAGCGGCTAGCCTTATATGTGCAATAGGTGCAATACTAACTGCTATGAGATTATATACTAGAAAAAAATCGCAAAAAAGAGTTGAAGATATAGTTGAAAAAATAAGTTAG
- a CDS encoding MarR family winged helix-turn-helix transcriptional regulator, producing MDDSRTSLIKLINKLYRFTQSQLDVSLERFNLTSGMYPYILILHNHEGISQNCISKKLNVDKAMSARTIKKLIELDYIRKEVDQEDSRAYRLFLTDKSRKIIPEIKKEIQKWIDIISLESHDEDVDKVILFLNNALKNAKNYRMNTEEGDKNNGEYK from the coding sequence ATGGATGATAGTAGAACCAGTCTAATTAAGCTTATAAATAAGTTGTACAGATTTACCCAGTCTCAATTAGATGTTTCATTAGAAAGATTTAATCTTACAAGTGGAATGTATCCATATATTTTAATTCTCCATAATCATGAGGGAATAAGTCAAAACTGTATAAGTAAAAAGCTTAATGTTGATAAAGCAATGTCTGCTAGAACTATAAAGAAACTTATAGAACTTGATTACATAAGGAAAGAAGTTGATCAAGAGGATTCAAGAGCATATAGGTTGTTTTTAACGGATAAGTCAAGAAAGATAATACCTGAAATAAAAAAGGAAATCCAGAAATGGATTGATATAATTTCCTTAGAATCGCATGATGAAGATGTGGATAAAGTGATTCTTTTTTTGAATAATGCATTAAAGAATGCAAAAAACTATAGGATGAATACTGAAGAGGGGGACAAAAATAATGGAGAATATAAATGA
- a CDS encoding YdcF family protein — protein MINDKDILNMEIINDINIIGMFLAKRDLNELSCDELHDKYGIKKADISLLLGNSITNTIEVVQKTFKDGIVDKIMVAGGIGHSTSYLINNVRKNNKYQDINTTDKAEADIINEILVNVYGISENDIIIENQSTNCGDNAYKTFEMLRELNIEAQSIILIQDPTMQLRSDASFRKVWRDENKVKLINYAPFVPKVGIFNNQIKFENTNIEGIWEVDRYLSLIMGEIPRLKDDEYGYGPKGKYFIEHVEIPEEIIEAYSRIEPILKKYLDMRKIV, from the coding sequence ATGATTAACGATAAGGATATTCTAAATATGGAAATCATAAATGATATAAATATAATAGGGATGTTTTTAGCCAAAAGGGATTTAAATGAGCTCAGTTGTGATGAATTACATGATAAGTACGGAATTAAGAAAGCTGATATAAGTCTTCTCCTCGGAAATAGTATAACTAATACTATTGAAGTAGTTCAGAAAACTTTTAAGGATGGTATAGTTGATAAAATTATGGTAGCAGGTGGAATAGGTCATTCCACTTCATACCTAATAAACAATGTTAGAAAAAATAATAAATATCAAGATATAAATACTACAGACAAGGCGGAAGCAGATATTATAAATGAAATACTTGTCAATGTATATGGGATAAGTGAAAATGATATAATTATAGAAAATCAATCAACTAACTGCGGAGACAACGCATATAAGACTTTTGAGATGTTAAGAGAGTTGAATATAGAAGCTCAATCGATTATATTGATTCAAGATCCTACAATGCAGCTTAGAAGTGATGCATCTTTTAGAAAAGTATGGCGTGATGAGAATAAAGTGAAACTTATAAACTATGCTCCATTCGTGCCTAAAGTAGGAATTTTTAATAATCAAATTAAATTTGAGAATACAAATATAGAGGGGATTTGGGAAGTAGATAGATACTTATCATTAATAATGGGGGAAATACCGAGATTAAAAGATGATGAATATGGGTATGGTCCAAAAGGAAAGTACTTTATAGAACATGTTGAGATACCAGAAGAAATAATTGAAGCATATTCAAGAATTGAACCTATACTTAAAAAATATTTGGATATGAGAAAAATAGTATGA